From the genome of Streptomyces sp. NBC_00523:
CCGGCCGGCCGTCCTCGTCGCGCTCCTCGTGCCCGGAGATCTGCGGGCTGACCGGGAACTCCATCAGCAGCGAGTTCAGCCGGTCCACCGCCAGCCGCTCGTCCCCGGTGTCGGCCGCCTCGAACACCGCGCGCAGCCGGGCCCGTACCGAACGGAACCGGGTCACGTCCGCGTCGGTCGCCCGCCGGGCCGCCGAGCCGCTCGGGCCGAACAGCTCGCGGACCGCGTCGACCGAGGTGAGGGTGTCCGTGTTCCGGGCCGGCTGCTCGGTGTTGACCAGGCGCACGGCGTAGTCCGCGTAATAGGCCAGTTCCACGAGGTGTCCTTACGGCGTCGGTCCAGGGGCGGTGCGCAGCGGGCGTAATGGGTCGCTCAGCGTACAGGGTATTACGAGGGTGGGGCGGGGCGTCCGGGAGGTCGCGGCGCCCGAAAAATATCCTCGTACACGCCGCAACCCGCCGGGCCGGCCACCGCACTGGAAGGGTTAAGACGGTCCGCGTCCGCGGGCCGGGGGAGGGACAACCGGATGCGGAGCGATGACCACGCCGCGCTGCACGCCTTCGTGGAGGGCCGGCGCACCGCCCTGTTCCGCAGCGCGTTCCTGCTCTGCGGCGACCGGCACGAGGCCGAGGACCTGGTCCAGACGACCCTGGTCAAGGTGGTGCTGGGCGGGCGGCGGTACGGGCGGCTCGACAACATCG
Proteins encoded in this window:
- a CDS encoding CGNR zinc finger domain-containing protein, whose product is MELAYYADYAVRLVNTEQPARNTDTLTSVDAVRELFGPSGSAARRATDADVTRFRSVRARLRAVFEAADTGDERLAVDRLNSLLMEFPVSPQISGHEERDEDGRPDWHMHLADHPSNATAGYAAIASMGLAFHLTSYGVDRLGLCEAAPCRNAYLDTSTNRSRRYCSDRCATRANVAAYRARKRLETGRAAETGRSAETAQVTTPRTER